In the genome of Fuerstiella sp., one region contains:
- the sppA gene encoding signal peptide peptidase SppA, translating to MNRDNTVSAGESATMSGGTIVVRVESDRSHARRNLGSLILLGLLAASVMMNLALIAGSAVSDSSLNTVRQVHRDGSLDSQNKIAVIRFSGTIMPPFTDRWIKQIRHAAEDDVVQGVLLEIDSPGGLVADSHQIYHELQKLRVIKPVYVAMKRMAASGGYYVAMGAGPDGLVFAEPTTWTGSIGVILPRYNAAELASNLGVKTEPLVTGPLKGSLSPFRDLREDERVVWETIIDDSFRRFIAVIADNRKSLDTESVKKLATGQVYTTTQAIQNGLVDETGFVDDAITALAESLNLADYEVVDYTSPTGLIEVLLGSQESPPGILDRLLQAGVPRAFYYCSWNPVIPVRR from the coding sequence ATGAATCGAGATAACACAGTTTCAGCAGGAGAATCGGCGACGATGTCCGGCGGAACCATCGTGGTCAGGGTCGAATCAGATCGGTCGCACGCCCGCAGAAATCTGGGAAGTCTGATTCTGTTAGGGTTGTTGGCGGCTTCCGTGATGATGAACCTCGCATTGATTGCCGGATCGGCAGTGAGTGACTCGTCACTGAACACTGTGCGGCAGGTTCATCGTGACGGCAGTCTTGACTCGCAGAACAAAATAGCGGTCATTCGGTTTTCCGGCACGATTATGCCTCCGTTCACCGATCGATGGATTAAGCAGATACGTCACGCTGCTGAGGACGACGTGGTTCAGGGAGTGTTACTGGAAATTGACAGTCCAGGCGGCCTGGTCGCTGACAGTCATCAGATCTACCACGAATTACAGAAACTGCGGGTCATCAAACCTGTTTATGTTGCCATGAAACGGATGGCAGCGTCAGGTGGATATTATGTTGCGATGGGGGCGGGCCCGGACGGTCTGGTCTTTGCGGAACCTACCACCTGGACCGGTTCGATTGGTGTCATTCTCCCTCGATACAACGCCGCTGAACTGGCGTCGAATTTAGGCGTTAAAACCGAGCCACTGGTGACCGGACCACTCAAGGGCAGTTTAAGTCCGTTTCGGGATCTGCGGGAAGATGAACGAGTGGTTTGGGAAACCATCATTGATGATTCCTTCCGGCGATTTATTGCAGTGATTGCTGACAACCGAAAGAGTCTCGATACGGAATCTGTCAAAAAACTGGCGACCGGTCAGGTGTATACCACGACTCAGGCTATACAGAACGGACTGGTGGATGAAACGGGATTCGTGGATGATGCGATTACTGCACTGGCGGAATCACTGAATCTCGCTGACTATGAAGTTGTCGACTACACGTCGCCGACGGGACTGATTGAAGTCTTACTTGGCAGTCAGGAATCACCGCCCGGCATTCTGGACCGATTGCTGCAAGCGGGGGTACCGCGAGCGTTCTACTATTGCTCCTGGAATCCCGTGATTCCGGTGCGTCGTTAG
- a CDS encoding glycosyltransferase family 2 protein codes for MNHSKCTKVIAVMPAYNAATTLERTIADIPEGSVEEIILVDDCSTDNTVELARSLGLTVIAHESNTGYGGNQKTCYTRALELGADIVVMIHPDYQYDSRVIPVAAELIRLDNCDIILGSRIRTRAEALAGGMPVWKYIANRFLTMFENVALGQNLGDFHSGFRAYRREVLESVSWQNNSDDFVFDTQFLAQSVAGGFRLADIPVPVRYFEDASSINFRRSFRYGLLTVWVMLLFWMNRLGIYRSVIFQSESDG; via the coding sequence ATGAATCACAGCAAATGTACTAAAGTGATTGCCGTCATGCCGGCCTATAATGCGGCCACGACACTGGAGCGGACGATCGCCGATATTCCGGAAGGCAGCGTCGAAGAAATCATTCTGGTTGACGACTGCAGCACGGATAACACAGTTGAACTGGCTCGTTCTTTGGGGCTCACGGTCATTGCACATGAAAGCAATACCGGGTATGGCGGCAACCAAAAGACATGCTATACCCGGGCGCTGGAACTCGGGGCAGACATTGTGGTGATGATTCACCCCGACTATCAGTACGACAGTCGAGTGATTCCGGTGGCAGCTGAGCTGATCCGTCTCGATAACTGTGACATTATTCTTGGATCCCGCATTCGAACCCGAGCCGAAGCACTGGCTGGTGGTATGCCGGTCTGGAAATACATTGCAAACCGATTTCTGACGATGTTCGAAAACGTTGCCCTCGGCCAGAATCTCGGTGACTTCCACAGTGGTTTTCGTGCATATCGCCGCGAGGTTCTCGAATCAGTTTCGTGGCAAAACAACTCGGATGACTTCGTGTTCGACACGCAGTTTTTGGCTCAATCGGTTGCTGGCGGTTTTCGGCTTGCCGATATCCCGGTTCCAGTGCGGTACTTTGAGGACGCCTCCAGCATCAATTTCCGGCGGAGCTTCCGATACGGACTGCTGACCGTATGGGTCATGCTGCTGTTCTGGATGAATCGCCTGGGCATCTACCGGTCGGTGATTTTTCAGTCGGAGTCGGATGGGTGA
- a CDS encoding sodium/solute symporter (Members of the Solute:Sodium Symporter (SSS), TC 2.A.21 as described in tcdb.org, catalyze solute:Na+ symport. Known solutes for members of the family include sugars, amino acids, nucleosides, inositols, vitamins, urea or anions, depending on the system.), whose translation MHTLDYITIVLYLLLVLGLGLAFRQNQSRREFFVASGSMGWLPVGLSVMATLFSSNSFVFYPSAAFGNSLRIGLSLIAFSLMIPVVIWVFIPAYARLKVETAYEYLELRFHVSVRTLASGLFVLLRIGWMASATYAASLVVSSVMGVPETAVIIGLGVVSIGYTMLGGLRAVMWTDVIQFFVFAATILLTLGLILNLTDSGIDEIVDSYFDGRDGLIIDFSPSMVLPYGSWVMLIGVFLEGLSAYGVDQVAVQRFLSSRSERASQLGAAMSLAATWIVVPGLLMIGVGLYSWFTQHPAELGEGTLSEILAGDSKIADHAMPEFVRLHFPPGLAGLFLAALMAAIMSSIDSGVHSVTTALIVDFRDRLLPELRPKDDGTEVLWIRILVVVVGTMAITLACYVEPLGDVFDIGKKLTAAFGGPLLAIFILALFSRRATSLAVLVSVSLSTTLTLYLMSTQDWFSVWYWPIGFSTTLILGYIMSFAQTARPTEYTFSQIIRNHPGR comes from the coding sequence ATGCACACACTCGATTACATCACCATTGTTTTGTACCTGCTGTTGGTGCTCGGTCTGGGACTTGCCTTCCGACAGAATCAGTCGCGGCGGGAGTTCTTTGTAGCGAGCGGGTCGATGGGCTGGCTGCCTGTCGGGCTAAGTGTCATGGCGACGCTGTTCTCTTCCAACAGTTTCGTATTTTACCCTTCAGCAGCTTTTGGTAACAGTTTGCGGATTGGTCTCTCGCTGATCGCGTTTTCACTGATGATTCCGGTGGTGATCTGGGTGTTCATCCCGGCATATGCCCGACTTAAAGTGGAAACGGCATACGAATATCTGGAGCTGCGGTTTCACGTATCCGTTCGCACGCTTGCCAGCGGACTGTTCGTGCTGTTGCGGATCGGCTGGATGGCTTCGGCGACTTATGCGGCATCTTTGGTCGTCTCGAGTGTGATGGGAGTTCCCGAGACGGCCGTGATTATTGGCCTCGGAGTGGTGTCCATCGGTTACACAATGCTTGGTGGACTGCGAGCTGTGATGTGGACCGATGTGATTCAGTTCTTTGTGTTCGCCGCCACGATCCTGCTGACACTGGGTCTGATTCTGAACCTGACCGATTCCGGCATTGATGAGATCGTGGATTCCTACTTTGACGGGCGTGATGGTCTGATTATTGATTTTTCGCCGTCCATGGTTTTGCCCTACGGCAGCTGGGTGATGTTGATTGGCGTGTTTCTGGAGGGACTTTCGGCCTATGGTGTCGACCAGGTTGCGGTTCAGCGTTTTCTTTCTTCGCGATCAGAGCGAGCGTCACAACTGGGAGCTGCGATGAGTCTGGCCGCCACGTGGATCGTGGTTCCCGGTTTATTGATGATCGGCGTTGGGCTCTATTCCTGGTTCACTCAGCATCCGGCCGAACTGGGAGAAGGAACACTGTCCGAAATTCTGGCTGGTGATTCCAAAATTGCGGATCACGCCATGCCCGAATTTGTGCGTCTTCATTTTCCACCTGGGTTAGCGGGTTTGTTTCTTGCGGCATTGATGGCGGCCATCATGTCGAGTATCGATTCGGGAGTTCATTCCGTCACCACCGCACTGATAGTGGATTTTCGAGACAGACTGTTACCCGAACTTCGTCCAAAAGATGATGGTACTGAGGTGCTGTGGATTCGAATTTTGGTGGTTGTTGTCGGAACCATGGCCATTACGCTCGCCTGTTATGTGGAGCCGCTTGGCGACGTGTTTGATATCGGAAAGAAACTGACGGCTGCTTTTGGCGGACCACTGCTGGCGATCTTTATTCTGGCTCTGTTTTCCCGTCGAGCGACTTCACTCGCGGTGTTAGTCAGTGTTTCGCTGTCCACCACACTGACGTTGTACCTGATGTCCACACAGGATTGGTTTTCCGTTTGGTACTGGCCGATTGGGTTTAGCACCACACTGATTCTGGGATACATCATGAGCTTTGCACAAACCGCCAGACCTACCGAATACACGTTCTCTCAGATCATCCGCAATCACCCCGGACGTTGA
- the rplU gene encoding 50S ribosomal protein L21 — protein sequence MFAVIEDGSRQHRVQEGDLLSVDYRADAEIGAALAFERVLLANAGGASVIGKPLIDGASVTAEVVNDEEKGPKLEIQKIRRRKNSRRHNGHRQKYTRVKITEIRIPDLVVVVDADASADGEDNSE from the coding sequence ATGTTTGCCGTAATTGAAGATGGAAGCCGTCAACATCGAGTCCAGGAAGGCGATTTGCTGTCAGTTGACTATCGAGCTGACGCCGAAATCGGTGCTGCTCTGGCATTTGAACGGGTTCTGCTGGCTAACGCCGGCGGTGCCAGTGTTATTGGTAAGCCGTTAATTGACGGAGCGTCGGTGACGGCAGAGGTTGTTAATGACGAGGAAAAGGGTCCCAAGTTGGAGATTCAGAAGATTCGTCGCAGAAAAAACAGTCGGCGGCACAACGGACACCGCCAGAAGTACACTCGGGTGAAAATTACCGAAATCAGGATCCCTGACTTGGTGGTTGTTGTAGATGCAGATGCGTCTGCGGATGGCGAGGACAACAGCGAATAA
- the serC gene encoding 3-phosphoserine/phosphohydroxythreonine transaminase, producing MTHRIWNLSAGPAVLPKTVLLEAQESLLSFGNTGVGICEHSHRGTAFTEVAEEADSLCRQLAGIPDNYRVLFLQGGASTQFAMVPMSFLNPETTADYIVTGSWAKKAVTQAKLFGRVNVASTSEATNFNSIPAGHSFSQQSRYVHFTSNNTIFGTQFRTEPEGIDGDTFLVCDASSDLFSRPIDVSKYGLIYAGAQKNLGPAGVTLVIIRNDLIESGSDQPASMMQYRTHADTHSMYNTPPTFGIYLMMLVFRWIRDNGGLAAMEARNRKKARLLYEAIDSSSMFHGTAEASSRSHMNVTFVTDHADRDARFVQQATAAGFNSLKGHRSVGGMRASIYNAFPIEGVHALIQFMADFENADI from the coding sequence ATGACCCACCGTATCTGGAACCTGTCAGCCGGCCCGGCTGTTCTGCCGAAAACAGTTCTTCTGGAAGCACAGGAATCTCTGCTGTCATTCGGAAACACCGGAGTCGGCATCTGCGAACACTCACATCGCGGTACTGCATTCACTGAAGTGGCGGAAGAGGCCGATTCACTTTGTCGCCAACTGGCCGGTATTCCGGATAATTATCGTGTGCTGTTTCTACAGGGCGGTGCCTCGACACAGTTCGCTATGGTGCCAATGAGCTTTCTGAATCCTGAGACGACTGCTGATTACATTGTCACCGGTTCCTGGGCTAAAAAGGCGGTTACCCAGGCAAAATTGTTTGGCCGGGTGAATGTGGCTTCCACAAGTGAAGCCACTAATTTCAACAGTATTCCTGCCGGCCATTCGTTCAGTCAGCAGAGCCGGTACGTGCACTTCACCTCAAACAACACGATCTTTGGAACACAGTTCAGAACGGAACCGGAGGGAATTGATGGTGATACGTTCCTGGTCTGTGATGCCAGCAGCGACCTGTTCAGCCGGCCGATCGACGTCTCAAAATACGGACTGATCTACGCCGGTGCACAAAAGAATCTGGGACCAGCCGGAGTCACTCTGGTGATTATTCGGAACGACCTCATCGAATCCGGCAGTGATCAGCCGGCTTCAATGATGCAGTATCGAACGCATGCTGATACACACTCGATGTACAACACTCCGCCAACATTTGGCATTTATCTCATGATGCTTGTCTTCCGCTGGATTCGTGACAACGGCGGTCTGGCCGCAATGGAAGCGCGGAACCGCAAAAAAGCCCGACTGCTGTATGAGGCCATCGATTCCAGCTCGATGTTTCACGGCACCGCGGAAGCATCATCCCGTTCACACATGAACGTAACATTTGTCACAGATCATGCTGACAGAGATGCCCGGTTTGTTCAGCAAGCAACCGCTGCAGGCTTTAACTCGCTCAAAGGACACCGGAGTGTCGGCGGAATGCGAGCCAGTATCTACAATGCGTTTCCGATCGAAGGTGTCCATGCCCTGATTCAGTTTATGGCAGACTTTGAGAACGCCGACATTTGA
- the lnt gene encoding apolipoprotein N-acyltransferase, whose protein sequence is MNKGSVDVTQSADTEIDRIISAGRISFRHHGPLQPVVWLSLLSMSLLWLCFTPLEFAAAAWISLTPACVLLRTPVLSRRQYAVITVCGWIWALCTLQWMRLGDPTMYPALLAMAFYVGLYIPAFIGVSHRLIRHRFPLWLTVPIVWTSLEFLRARLMTGFGWYFLGHSQYRWIELIQIADITGVYGISFLTAMSSAVLAEFIPESSFAKPGFETPKLMSAGQRLSAAATCALLVGMCVVYGWQRKQSLDVTHGPVVALVQGYFPPDVKHDPNRAQELINTHDLLSRRAGELQPDLIVWPETMWPVPDWNEDPRLTDEQVKQFLETMLHVPPERSAEALLFYRRLSVRESLVNRSQEIGTPMLFGIQTLDVSASGIKNYNSAAFVRPDLGYMGRYDKMHCVIFGEYTPLKSIVPFLADLRPPGMPELDAGMAPQIFESGGVRYAPVICFEDTVPRVVRRIVNHHEDSAVRPDVLVNMTNDGWFRGSSELDQHLITSSFRCVETRRPMVRAVNGGISAFIDSSGRIRDPEHFLIMTSSKGIDGEFKQVDSMIDEDTGRWFRECSGVLTGQLPLDGRHSIYLQYGDWFAMLCSGLVLALCIRSFVKPRNPNREMNP, encoded by the coding sequence TTGAATAAAGGGTCTGTGGACGTGACTCAGTCGGCTGACACTGAAATTGACAGAATTATTTCGGCCGGACGAATCAGCTTCCGACATCATGGTCCTCTTCAGCCAGTCGTGTGGCTGAGTCTTCTGTCGATGTCGCTCCTGTGGTTGTGTTTCACTCCATTGGAATTTGCCGCAGCTGCATGGATATCACTTACACCGGCCTGTGTTCTTCTCCGTACACCCGTACTCTCGCGTCGGCAGTATGCTGTTATAACTGTCTGTGGCTGGATCTGGGCACTTTGCACCCTGCAATGGATGCGACTTGGTGACCCGACAATGTATCCGGCGCTGCTTGCAATGGCGTTCTATGTGGGACTCTACATTCCCGCATTCATTGGTGTCAGTCACAGGCTGATCCGACACCGATTTCCGCTGTGGCTGACTGTTCCGATTGTCTGGACGTCACTGGAGTTTCTGCGGGCGCGGCTGATGACCGGGTTCGGATGGTATTTTCTGGGACATTCACAGTATCGCTGGATCGAACTGATTCAGATTGCAGACATTACCGGTGTGTACGGGATCTCTTTTCTCACGGCAATGTCATCGGCCGTACTGGCAGAATTCATTCCGGAATCCTCATTCGCAAAGCCCGGATTCGAAACTCCGAAATTGATGTCCGCAGGACAGCGACTGTCTGCAGCCGCGACCTGTGCACTGCTGGTTGGTATGTGTGTGGTTTACGGCTGGCAGCGCAAGCAGTCACTGGATGTCACCCACGGTCCTGTTGTTGCGTTGGTTCAGGGGTATTTTCCGCCCGACGTCAAACATGATCCGAACCGGGCGCAGGAACTGATTAACACACACGATCTGTTGTCACGTCGCGCGGGTGAACTCCAGCCCGACCTGATCGTATGGCCGGAAACAATGTGGCCGGTTCCCGACTGGAACGAAGATCCGCGTCTTACGGATGAACAGGTGAAACAGTTCCTTGAGACGATGCTGCACGTCCCTCCGGAACGAAGTGCCGAAGCTCTTCTGTTCTATCGGAGGCTCAGCGTCCGAGAAAGTCTTGTTAACCGCAGCCAGGAGATCGGAACTCCTATGTTATTCGGGATCCAGACGCTCGACGTCTCAGCGTCCGGAATAAAAAATTATAACTCTGCTGCGTTTGTGCGGCCGGACCTGGGTTATATGGGGCGCTACGACAAGATGCACTGTGTCATCTTTGGCGAATATACGCCGTTGAAGTCGATCGTTCCGTTTCTGGCAGACCTTCGACCACCCGGGATGCCGGAACTGGATGCCGGAATGGCACCGCAGATTTTTGAATCCGGCGGCGTCCGTTATGCGCCGGTTATCTGCTTTGAAGACACGGTGCCTCGTGTGGTTCGACGCATTGTTAATCATCATGAAGATTCAGCGGTTCGTCCCGATGTTTTGGTGAATATGACGAACGACGGCTGGTTTCGCGGATCCAGTGAACTGGATCAGCATTTGATAACATCCTCGTTTCGCTGTGTGGAAACGCGACGACCGATGGTGCGGGCGGTTAATGGAGGGATTTCTGCATTCATCGATTCCAGTGGCCGAATTCGCGATCCGGAACATTTTCTGATCATGACATCGTCCAAAGGGATCGATGGAGAATTCAAACAGGTCGACAGCATGATCGATGAGGACACGGGACGCTGGTTTCGTGAGTGTTCCGGAGTACTGACGGGGCAGTTACCACTGGACGGTCGACACTCGATTTATTTGCAGTATGGAGACTGGTTCGCCATGCTGTGCAGTGGCTTGGTACTGGCTCTGTGCATCCGCAGTTTTGTGAAACCCCGTAACCCGAATAGGGAGATGAATCCATGA
- a CDS encoding Rne/Rng family ribonuclease, translated as MLINVLQPEESRIAIVEDGVLEELYVERSSAENYVGNVYKGRVVNIEPSIQAAFVDFGVGRNGFLHVSDVEYQYYKHLVEDEAGDGKRPPKHLNERNARNKPPIQRILQRGSEVLVQVIKEGLGNKGPTLSTYVSIPGRYLVLMPGLQRVGISRKIQDEKTRRELRQSMKSLRPPEGIGFIVRTAGVDRDQEDLKRDLNYLLRLWETIVSRLKKVPAPATIYEESDMMIRTIRDIYTAEIDNVWIDSDEACDRARDFMKIVMPQHQKRVRRFDGTEPLFHSYGIEDEILRIQDRNVPMKGGGSLVIDQTEALVAIDVNSGNFRADDDAETSAFHMNMRAANEIARQVRLRDLGGVIVNDFIDMRDERHRRKVEQAMRLAVQRDRARTRVLRISPFGLIEMTRQRVRPSLRRSVYEDCPCCTGVGQVKTAESMSIEVMRLVMAAASQKNVAEIAIEVHDRVANDFNNRKRKELIDIEDDRDVRVVIGSRADVAPEHLTVACKDDDGRSIALKT; from the coding sequence ATGTTAATCAACGTACTGCAGCCGGAAGAAAGCCGGATTGCAATCGTTGAAGATGGCGTGCTGGAGGAACTGTACGTCGAACGCAGCAGTGCTGAGAACTACGTCGGCAATGTCTACAAGGGACGCGTGGTCAATATTGAGCCAAGTATTCAGGCCGCGTTTGTCGATTTCGGTGTCGGTCGTAACGGGTTTTTGCACGTCAGTGATGTCGAATACCAGTACTACAAACATCTGGTGGAAGACGAAGCCGGCGACGGCAAACGGCCGCCAAAACATCTCAATGAACGTAATGCCCGCAACAAGCCGCCGATCCAGCGCATTCTTCAGCGCGGAAGCGAAGTGCTTGTTCAGGTCATCAAGGAGGGCCTTGGAAACAAGGGGCCCACACTGTCGACGTACGTATCAATTCCCGGTCGCTATCTGGTTCTGATGCCGGGGCTGCAGCGAGTTGGAATCAGTCGAAAGATCCAGGATGAAAAAACTCGCCGGGAACTGAGGCAAAGTATGAAGAGTCTGCGCCCGCCGGAGGGTATTGGATTCATCGTACGAACGGCCGGGGTTGATCGTGATCAGGAGGATCTGAAACGGGACCTGAACTACCTGCTTCGACTGTGGGAAACCATTGTCAGCCGACTCAAAAAAGTACCGGCGCCGGCCACGATCTACGAAGAAAGTGACATGATGATCCGGACGATCCGGGACATCTACACGGCTGAAATTGATAATGTGTGGATCGATTCGGACGAAGCCTGCGATCGAGCGCGTGATTTTATGAAAATTGTCATGCCTCAGCATCAGAAGCGTGTGCGTCGTTTTGACGGCACAGAGCCTTTGTTTCACAGTTACGGCATCGAAGATGAAATCCTGCGTATTCAGGACCGCAACGTTCCCATGAAGGGTGGTGGGTCGCTGGTGATTGATCAGACGGAGGCACTTGTTGCCATTGATGTCAACAGCGGGAATTTTCGCGCTGATGATGATGCAGAAACATCGGCTTTCCATATGAATATGCGGGCCGCGAATGAAATTGCGCGTCAGGTCCGTCTTCGGGACTTGGGGGGAGTCATCGTCAATGACTTCATTGATATGCGGGATGAACGACATCGTCGAAAGGTGGAACAGGCCATGAGGCTGGCCGTGCAGCGAGACCGGGCCCGGACCCGGGTTCTCCGCATCAGTCCGTTTGGTCTGATTGAGATGACTCGACAGCGTGTTCGACCATCACTCCGACGAAGTGTTTACGAAGACTGTCCCTGCTGCACCGGTGTGGGGCAGGTGAAGACCGCCGAAAGCATGTCGATTGAAGTGATGCGGCTGGTAATGGCAGCGGCCAGTCAGAAAAACGTTGCCGAAATTGCCATCGAAGTCCATGACCGTGTCGCGAACGACTTCAATAATCGGAAACGTAAAGAGCTCATTGACATCGAAGACGATCGAGACGTACGGGTTGTCATTGGGTCCAGAGCTGACGTTGCTCCGGAACATCTGACGGTGGCCTGCAAGGATGACGACGGTCGTTCGATTGCTTTGAAGACCTGA
- a CDS encoding DUF2062 domain-containing protein, which produces MWRRLFILCSGPRAFLRQILALDDTPHAVALGAAVGMLFGMTPTVGLQTVEVIVFALLTRRLFYFNRTAALVLIYVSNPVTVAPIYYALYKAGTCFVPGEATLQQFREILAFRGFAGWWQSLNQLATDVGLPLVVGTAVVAPAAAVVTYPVTRFLIQWYRGNRLSKKERKAMSQGPPDQ; this is translated from the coding sequence ATGTGGCGTCGATTATTCATTCTTTGCTCCGGCCCGAGAGCCTTTCTGCGTCAGATTCTGGCGCTCGACGATACTCCGCATGCCGTTGCACTGGGAGCTGCGGTCGGAATGCTTTTCGGTATGACTCCGACTGTCGGTCTGCAAACTGTTGAAGTGATCGTGTTTGCTCTGTTGACTCGACGTTTGTTCTATTTCAATCGAACGGCTGCCCTGGTACTGATATACGTTTCTAATCCAGTTACTGTTGCCCCGATTTATTACGCTCTTTACAAAGCCGGCACCTGTTTTGTTCCTGGTGAGGCTACGTTGCAGCAATTTCGGGAGATCCTGGCGTTTCGGGGATTTGCCGGCTGGTGGCAATCGCTAAACCAGCTTGCGACTGACGTCGGCCTGCCACTTGTGGTCGGAACGGCTGTTGTCGCGCCTGCGGCCGCGGTGGTTACATATCCCGTGACCCGATTTCTTATTCAGTGGTATCGCGGAAATCGCCTGTCGAAGAAAGAACGTAAGGCGATGAGTCAGGGACCGCCGGACCAGTAG
- the ptsP gene encoding phosphoenolpyruvate--protein phosphotransferase, translating to MQVRNGIAVSPGVVVGPALVLGTENFRIPRKYVGRDAVEVELGRFHSALEQVCTEIESNEVLVADKLGTEYAAIFSAHLQMARDPRMLGEVESLIRERSYSPEYAVSRFLRQHAEQMQNLGDKYLAERALDIFDLEKRLLGCLLGESREELSSLTAPVIILAHDLTPSETAQLDTEFVLGFATEVGGHTSHTAILAGALGIPAVVGLGRCLAGISGSETVILDGDHGQVLIDPDEGSIANFRTSEAHNLKIRERLLSLEDLQAETPDGERIHIYGNIEFPSEVEQCIKRGAEGVGLYRTEFLYLGGRIEPSEEDHYQAYCRVIEACGDRPVVIRTMDIGADKIPQRLQERFDETHNPMLGLRSIRLSLQSTPVFKTQLRALLRAAVKGNVRIMFPLVATLLEYRQAKMILMDVMEDLEDEGIEFNRDIPVGMMVEVPSAVMLVEQFAQEVDFFSIGTNDLIQYTLACDRSDPSVASLYRAGDPAILRLIRMVLAAAKKHNRPVTVCGQMSSDVRFVPLLLGLGLRHLSATPHSIPRLKEVVRHVSILDAERIAEHAMSFDLARDVEHYLLGELGRLCPDLVV from the coding sequence ATGCAGGTTCGAAATGGAATAGCCGTCTCTCCTGGAGTCGTCGTCGGTCCTGCGCTGGTGCTGGGTACCGAGAACTTCCGCATTCCGCGGAAATATGTTGGCCGTGATGCTGTGGAAGTTGAACTGGGCCGATTTCACTCAGCACTTGAGCAGGTGTGTACAGAGATCGAGAGTAATGAAGTATTGGTGGCCGACAAACTGGGTACAGAGTACGCTGCGATTTTCTCTGCTCACCTCCAGATGGCTCGTGACCCCCGGATGCTGGGTGAGGTGGAAAGTCTGATTCGGGAGCGAAGTTATTCGCCCGAGTACGCCGTCAGCCGCTTTCTGCGCCAGCATGCTGAGCAGATGCAAAACCTGGGAGATAAATATCTGGCTGAGCGGGCGCTGGACATTTTTGATCTTGAAAAGCGTCTGCTGGGATGTCTGTTGGGGGAAAGCCGAGAAGAGCTCAGCAGCCTTACAGCACCAGTCATCATTCTCGCTCACGATCTGACTCCAAGCGAGACGGCTCAACTGGACACCGAATTTGTATTGGGATTTGCCACGGAAGTTGGTGGTCATACGAGCCATACTGCGATTTTGGCAGGAGCCCTGGGAATTCCGGCTGTCGTCGGACTTGGAAGATGTTTGGCAGGTATTTCCGGAAGTGAAACCGTCATTCTGGACGGAGATCACGGTCAGGTCCTGATCGATCCTGATGAAGGGTCCATTGCAAATTTTCGTACGTCCGAAGCGCACAATCTCAAAATTCGCGAACGATTGCTGTCGCTTGAGGATTTGCAGGCGGAAACACCGGATGGTGAGCGGATTCACATCTACGGAAATATCGAGTTTCCCAGTGAAGTTGAACAGTGTATCAAACGGGGTGCTGAAGGAGTTGGACTCTACCGCACAGAGTTTCTGTACCTGGGTGGCAGGATTGAGCCGTCCGAAGAGGACCATTATCAGGCCTACTGCCGGGTGATTGAAGCCTGTGGCGATCGGCCGGTCGTTATTCGGACGATGGATATCGGTGCTGACAAGATTCCTCAGCGTTTACAGGAGCGATTCGATGAGACTCACAACCCAATGCTCGGCCTGCGAAGTATCAGATTGAGCCTGCAGAGTACCCCGGTTTTTAAAACCCAGCTTCGTGCCCTGCTGAGAGCGGCCGTGAAGGGCAATGTGCGCATCATGTTCCCGCTTGTGGCAACACTGCTGGAATATCGTCAGGCGAAAATGATCCTGATGGACGTGATGGAAGATCTGGAGGACGAAGGAATCGAGTTCAATAGGGATATTCCGGTTGGAATGATGGTTGAAGTTCCCTCTGCTGTTATGCTGGTGGAACAATTTGCACAGGAAGTCGACTTCTTCTCGATTGGTACCAACGACCTGATTCAGTACACTCTTGCCTGTGATCGTTCGGACCCTTCAGTAGCCAGTCTGTACCGTGCCGGTGATCCGGCGATTTTGCGTTTGATTCGAATGGTTCTGGCGGCGGCAAAAAAACACAACCGCCCCGTGACCGTTTGTGGGCAAATGAGTTCTGACGTACGGTTTGTTCCGTTATTACTGGGGTTGGGGTTGCGCCACCTGAGCGCGACTCCTCATTCGATTCCCCGACTAAAGGAAGTTGTCAGACACGTATCAATTCTGGATGCGGAACGAATTGCGGAGCACGCAATGTCGTTCGATCTTGCTCGTGATGTGGAACATTATTTGCTTGGAGAACTTGGACGACTGTGTCCGGATCTCGTTGTTTGA